The following DNA comes from Deltaproteobacteria bacterium.
GTCACGGCGGCCGTGAACACCATGTCGACACGGGCCTCGCTCGCGGCCTCGACGAACCCGTGCATGCCGGCGAGCGCCCCGACCGCGAGCCAGCCGCACGCGCGCCCGCCGGCGCGCACGCCGACGAGGTACACCGCGACCAGCACCGTCCAGGCCGCGAGCGCCGACGGGAAGCGCACCACGGCGTCGGAGAGCCCGACGAGCGCGGCCGTCGCGGCCGCGACCCAATGGAAGAGCGGCGGCTTCGACGGCATCTCGCCGTTCCGGCTCGGCAGCACCCAGTGGCCGCGCGCGACGACGTCCTGCACGACGAGCCCCTCGCGCGCCTCGCCGTGCGTGCCGATCGGCGGCGCGGCGAGCGGCCACGCGAGCGCGAGCGCGGCCATCAACGTCAGCGCCGCGAGGTCGGCGACGCGCGGACGGTCCTCGTGCATGGCCGGCGCTCATAGCGCGGCGCCCCCATGCCGGGAAGCCGCCGCGCCCTCGACGCCCCGGAGGGCTTGAGGCATAGTCGCGGCTTCGATGACGCGCAGGCGGAGGGGACGCCGTCCCGAGGACTCACGTGAGGGAGCCGAGCACGACGTTCAACCGCGCGTCGGACCGGACGGACGCCCCGACGACCGTCGCTCCCAGCAACCGGACTTCTACACGCCTCCACCGTCGCCGCTGACGCGCTGGCAGCACCACCGCCCGCACGGCGGAGCGCCACAGGGGCGGCGCGGGCCGGACGCGGGTCGGATCCGGCCGTACGGCCCCGCGCCGCGCTTCGGGCAAGATTCGCGAGGCGGCGCGCCGCGCGGAGACGCCCAGGGCGGAGGCGAGCGCGGACGCCGGTCGCCCGACCCGACGGGCGGCGCGCGCTACGACCGTCGCGGCGCGCCGCCGCCGCAGCGCCCGCGCCGCTTCGGCGCGAACGAGCATCCGCGCCCGCGAGCGGACCCGGCGCGCACGCCCCCACCGCGGGCCGCGGCGTCCGTCGCCGGTACGATCGAACCGTTCGACCTCTTCTGCGCCTATCACCTCGGCATCACGCCCGACGGAGCCTACCGCATCCAGAACATCCACGAGGTCGCGCGTCGTTTCGGCACCAATGCCGCCGAGTTGCGCCAGATCCTCGTCGCTCTCGGGATGGCGGCCGACGACATCGTGCACAGCGGCTTCGACCTTCCGAGCGCGCAGGTCGACATCATGGTCGCGCCGGAAGGCATCAGCCGTCGCGAGCTGGCGCGCCCGCTCTACGAGGAGTTCCGCAACGCCCCGAAGAAGACCCGCGACTGGGCGCGCGAAATGGAAGACGCGCAACGCCAGATCGACCAGACGATCGGACGCGACGGCCGCTGGTCGCCGGCGCCGCGCGATCCGGCAGGAAAGCAATCATGACGACGACCCCCGTCCACGACCCTTTCAGCGTCGCCGGCAAGTCCGTGATCGTGACCGGCGGCGGCACCGGCATCGGCGCCGCCATCGCGCGCGTCTTCAGCGAGCGCGGCGCGAAAGTCCTGATCGCGAGCCGCAACGGCGAGCACCTCGGTCCGGTCGCGAAGGCGCTCCGCGACGGCGGCGGCGTCGTCGAGAGCATCACCTGCGACGTCCGCGATCCGGATCAGGTCGAGGCCATGGTCGACCGGGCGGAGCAGGAGTTCGGGGGCGTCGACGTCATGATCAACAACCACGGCGCGAGCTTCTACGCGCGCGCCGAGGAGCTCAGCCCGAACGGATTCGCCACCATCGTCGCGATCAACCTGAACGGCACCTTTCTCTGCGCGCGGGCCGTCGCGCGGCGCTGGATCGAGAAGAAGCAGGGCGGCCGCATCATCAGCATGTCGTCGGAGGCCGGCATCTACGGCGCGCCCGGCATGTCGCACTACGCCGCCGCCAAGGCCGGCGTGCAGCAGTTGACCCGCACGCTCGCCATGGAGTGGGCGCAGTACGGCATCCTGGTGAACTGCATCGCGCCCGGCCCGATCGACACGCCGGAGGCGGCGACGCGCAGCTGGGGCACGCCGGAGATGAAGAAGCAGGTCGAAGCCTCCACCGCGCTCAATCGCCTCGGCCGCGTCGAGGAGATCGCCTGGCCGTGCGTCTTCCTCGCCTCCGAGGCGGCGGGCTTCGTGACCGGTCAGACCTTCTCGGTCGACGGCGGCCCGACCTCGCCGCTCACGATTCCTTAGCGGCGGCGTGACGCTGCGCCCGCCGCGCGAGCGCCGGCGCGATACCCTTCCACACGCAGTAGCGCTTGAGGCCGTCGCGGCCGAGGTCGCACGCGACCGCCATCACGAGCGCGTCGTCGATCATCCCGATGCGCGGCAGGAAGTCGGGCACGAAATCGAGCTGATCGGCGAGGTAGGCGACGCCCGCCGCGAGCAGGCTGATCGCGAAGTACGGAATCTGCGGACACCGGCCCGCCGCGTGATCCTTAAGGCAGAGGATCGCGAGATCGAGCTGCGCGCGGAGCCTCCGCCCCGGCATGCCCGGGAGCTTCGTGGCGCGCTCGCGGATCGACGATTCGGCGACGAGCAGATCGCCGACGTCGGCCGGCGCGAGCTTGTTGGCGAGCTCGACGACGGCTCGCACGACCTCGGCGCGGGTGAGGAGCGCGGACGCCGCGGGCTTGCTGCGCCGGGCGGCCGATCGGCTCGCCGCCCGACGCGAAACGCGCCCGGGACGCGCCCTGCCCGGCTTCGCCGCTCGACCCATGCCCGGTCCATAGCGCCGCAGGCGTCCGAGTTTCAACGCCCCCGGGGTCGGCGCGCGGACGCGCCCGCGCCGAAAGCCGCCGCCCCTATTGCTCGAGGCAGTAGACCGCGAGCGTCGTCGCGCAGTTGCCGGTCGTCGCGTGCGCCCACCAGGTCGAGTCGGCGAACGCCGACGCGCCGAGCGCCGCCGACGTCGACGTCTGCGCGCTCCAATCGTCGCACGTCGAGGCGAGCGTTCCCGTCGCCGACGGCAACGGCGCGCCGGTATACGCCAGGTCGCCGGCCGACGGCACGTAGGTTCCATCGGCCCGCTGCCAGATCCCGCTGTCGAGCGGACTCCCCGCGGCGACGGTCGCCCCGGTCGCGATCGGCGTCCCGTCGGGCCGCACGTAGAGCGGCGCCAGCGTCACCCGCGACGCCGCGGTGGCCGTCGAGGTCGCAAGCAGCGCCTTGTAGGTTCCCGCGAGGCCCGCGGCGGTCGCGTTGCTGGCGCAGAGCGTGTCCGCGGCCGCCACGTCGACGCCCGGACCCGGCAGGAACGCTTTGGTGCTGACGAACGCGATCTTGCCGCTCGTGGCCGGCGGCACGAGGTTCGAGGCGTGGTCGATCTGGAAGCAGTAGAGGCGGCGCGCCGTGTCGCAGCCGGCGTTGCTGCGCGCCGTCCACGCGACCGGGCCTCCCGTCGAGCGGCCGACGTTGCCATCGGCCGCGCCGTCCATCGACGTCCAATCGGCGCACGTCGTCGCGGCGACGACGCCGTCCTTGGTGGTTCCGGTCCACACGGTGAGCCCGCTCGACGTCGGCGCCGCGTTGGTCGACACGTCGGCGCCGCTCTCGTCGAGGCGCAGCGGATGGAAGATCTTGTTGGCGAGAATGTCCGCGACGGTGTTCGCGAACGGCTTGCCGTCGACGCGCACGAAGCCCTGCGCCGCGCCGAGGCGGGTCATGGCGTTCACGCCGGCCGTGGAGAGCCACGCGACCCAGGTCCCCGGCAACGCGGCGGCGGCGGCGCGCTCGGCGCAGATGGTGTCGGCGGCGGCGATCCCGCCGAAGTCGCCCTTCTGCAGCGTCGACGTGACGAATGCGCGGTTGAACAGCGGGGTCGCCGTCGCGGTCGGCGTCGGCGTCGCCGTGGCCGTCGGGGTCGCGGCGGTGGCGCTCGGCGTGAGCGTCGGCGCGGGCGTGAACGTCGGCGGCGGGCCACCGGGCGTCGCCGTACGGGTGGGCGTCGCCGTGCGGGTGCGCGTCGCGGTCGGCGTACGCGTCGGGGTCGCGCTCGTCGAGCCGGGCGTCGGCGTCGGGCACGCGACCAGGCTCCGCTGCACGAGGTCGAGCATCTCGCCCGCGCGCGGCGCGCCGAACCGCAGCAGCTCGCCGACGCGACATTGGTAGGCGAGCCGGAGGCAATCCTTGTAGTCGTCGAGCGAGCCGAGGGTCGCGACGTACGGCCGGCAATCGGTGAAGAGCGCGTCGATGTTGGCGGCGAGCTCGGTCCGGAGCGTCGCGAACGGGATCAGCTCTTCCGCGCACTTCTTGTCGACGGCGAGCTCGAGCTTGAGCGCCTGCCCGTCGAGGCTCGCGAACTGCTTGTCGCAGGTGGCCTGCGCCTTCAAGAGGCAGTTCGGGTCGCCGGGCTTCAGCTGCACGCAGGCGAACACGGCATCGACGCACTTCTTGAGCGCCTTGTAGCCGTTCGCGAGGTAGGTGCGGCCGGCCGCGGAGACGTTCTTCTCGCAGGCAACGACCGCTTTCGCCTGGGCCGGATCCACGAGCTGGGCGCGCGCGGGCGCCGGCCGGCTCACGCACGCTCCCGCGAGCAGAAGGGCGAGCACGGCGGCGGTGATGGGACGGGTGTGCGGAGCGGCGAGCGTGGCGGGGATCCTCGTGTCCCGTCGACCCTAGGCGCGGGTCATGTATGGGTCAAGCTGGTTTCTCGGGCTGTTGCTGCGTTGCGCAGTGGAACGCCCCGAGACCCCACACGAGGTCGCGGCTGTCGACGCCGACCACGCGCCGCGACGGAAAGCAGCGCCGCAGAAGCGCGAGCGCGGCCTCGTCGTTCGGGTCGGCGAACGTCGGCGCGAGGACGACCGCGTTCCCGACGTAGAAGTTGGCATAGCTCGCGGGCAGGCGCTGGCCGTCGCGCACCACCGGCCGCGGCATGGGCAGCTCGAGGATCGTGAACGGCCGCCCGTCCTGATCGCGGGCGGCCCGCAGCCGTTCGAGGTTCTCCCGCAGCGGACGGTGGTTCTCGTCGGCGGGATCGGGCTCCACGACGGTCACGATCGTGTCGGGCGCGACGAAGCGCGTGATGTCGTCGACGTGCCCGTCCGTATCGTCGCCCGCGATGCCGTCGCCGAGCCAGATCACGTGCCGCGCGCCGAGGAACTCGCGGAGGTGGGTCTCGATCGCGGCGCGGTCGAGGGCCGGGTTGCGGTTCGGATTCAAGAGGCAGGACTCGGTCGTGAGGAGCGTCCCCCGTCCGTTCACGTCGAGCGAGCCGCCCTCCATCACGATGCCGGGACGGAACGCGCGGAGACCGAGGATCTCGGCCACCCGCGAGGGAACCGCGTCGTCGCGGTCGAAGGGCGGGTACTTTCCGCCCCACGCGTTGTAACCCCAGTCGACGACGGCGACCTCGCCCGGCCGGGTCACGAAGATCGGACCGTGATCGCGGCACCACGGCTCGTTCGTGGGGATGCGGTGCAGGTGGACGCGCGCGCGCGCGACGCGCCGCGACGCGTCGAGCAGCGCCGCGACGCGCGCCTCGTCGTCGGCGTCGAGCACGTTCACCTGCACGTCCTCACCCGCCGAGAGCTCTTCGATCATGCGGAGCCAGAGCGGCGGCACCCGTTCGTAGAGCCCGGGGAAGCTGATGCCCTCCGGGCGCGGGAACGAGAGCCAGGTGCCCGCGTGCGGCTCCCACTCGGCAGGCATGCGGAACCCGAGCGCGCGCGGCGTGGGCTCGGTCACGAGACCTCCGGCGCCGCCGCGATCACGCCCATACGATCGCCGGCCGGCATGCGCCGAGCGCCCGATCGTTGGTGACGATGGTCCCCGTCACGTCCCAGCCAGGTGCTTGCGCAGGAACCCGATCGCGCGCGGCCACGCGACCGCCGCCACCGCCGGTCGATAGGCGTCGGGCCGGGTGTCGTTGAAGAACGCGTGGCCGGCGCCGGCGTAGCTCTCGATCTCGAACGTCTTCCCCTCGCGTTCGAGGATCGCGCGCAGCTCGTCGACGTCGGGGTTCGGGATGAGCGCGTCCTCCGCGCCGAAGAGGCCGAGGTACGGGCACGCGAGGCGCGGCGCGAGCTCGAGGGGGCTCGCCGGCTTGCGCGCGTTGCGCTCGGCGTAGCGCAGCATGCCGTACCACGAAACGCAGGCCGCGAGCCCGGGAACGCTGCACGCCGCCATGAGCGCGTATTGCCCGCCCATGCAGTAGCCGGTGATGCCGACGCGCTCGCGCCGTACCTCGGAACGGCTCGCGAGGCAGCGGACCGCCGCGCCGAGGTCGGCGAGGATGCGCGGATCGGGCAAGGATTCGATCCACGCGAAGACCGACGGCATGTCGGGCAGGTCGGGCGCGCCCTCGCGGCTGTAGAGATCGACGGCGAGCGCGAAGAAGCCCTCGCGCGCCAAGCGGCGCGCGATGTCGCGGTAGTGGTCGGTGAGGCCGCGCACGTCGGGAATCACGACGAGGCCGGAGAGCGCCGTGCCGCCGGTCGGCCAGGCGCCGTAGCCGTTGATCGTGGCGCCGTCGCCGGGAAACCGGAGGTCCGCGTCGGAGATCGCGTCGGTCATGGCGGTCAATCCGCGTAGCGCCGGGTGATGTCGCCGTAGGCGTCGATCCGCCGGTCGCGCAGGAACGGCCAGTGCGTGCGCGCGGTCTCGATCGCGCCGAGGTCGCAGGGCACGACCAAGATCTCCTCGCGATCGGCGCGGGCGCGCGCGAGGATCCGGCCGGCGGGATCGACGAGGAAGCTCTGCCCCCAGAACTCGAGGCCGTCGCCACCGGGATGCGGCTCGTGGCCGACCCGGTTCGGCACCGCGACGAAGACGCCGTTGGCGATCGCGTGGCCGCGCTGCACCGTCTCCCACGCCGTATGTTGCGCCTCGCCGTGCTCTTTCTTCTCCGAGGGGTGCCAGCCGATCGCGGTCGGGTAGAAGAGCACCTCGGCGCCGGCGAGGGCCGTGAGTCGCGCCGCTTCCGGGTACCACTGGTCCCAGCAGATCAGCGTGCCGACGCGCGCCGCGCCGACGTCGAAAGCGCGGAAGCCGAGGTCGCCAGGCGCGAAGTAGAACTTCTCGTGGAAGAGCGGGTCGTCAGGGACGTGCATCTTGCGATACGTCCCGATCACCGCGCCCGTGGCGCCGAGCACGACGACGGTGTTGTGATAGACGCCCGCCGCCCGCCGCTCGAAGAGCGAGGCCACGATCACGATCCCGAGCTCGCGGGCGAGCTTCCCGAGCTTGGTCGTCGACGGACCCGGGATCGTCTCGGCGAGCGCGAAGTTCGCGTGGTCCTCGGATTGGCAGAAGTAGCGCGAGCGAAAGAGCTCCGGCAGGCAGACGATCTCGGCGCCGCGCTTCGCGGCCGCGCGCACGTGCTTCACGGCGGCCGCGAGGTTCACGCCGGGGTCGACCGCGCACCGCATCTGCACGAGGCCGACGGTGACAACACGCTTGTCGTTGCGTTTCACGCCGCGACTATTCCTGCCGAGATCGCCCCTTGCAACCACGCGCCCGATCCGGAGCCGCACACCACCAGCGAGTCGGCAGGAGCCCGCGCGACATTTCATCGCCGACGCCGGTGGTGGTGCGGGTCGCGATGCGAGCGACGCCAGGCGGTGCGGCGGCGGCGGCGGTGGGTGACTTTGCGAGCGACAGACAGCTCGCTTGACCCCGACACATGGAGCCACCGGCGGGTAGTAGGCGCTCGGCTCCAGGAACCGGGAGCCGCAAAGCCACCCACCACCGCCGCCACCGCACCCGCAGCGCCGGCGCCTTGATTGTCGCCCACGCCCATGTGCAAACACCCCGGCGATGCGCGTGCTCATCGGGAGCGGGATCGACGGCTTCTGCCACCGCTATGGCCCGCTGCACTGGGCCGAGCAGCTGGCGACGCAGGGGATCGCGTCGACCGTATGGGCGCACACCGATCCGCGTCTCGCCGCCGACCTCGAGTCGCACGACGTCCTCCTCCTGTATCGCGTGCCGGACGGCGACTGGATCCGGCACCTTCTCGGTCGCGCGGCAGCGCTCGGCCGACCGACGGTCTTCGCGGTCGACGACCTGATCGTCGTTCCGGACCTCGGCGACCCGCCGCTCCTCGACCACCGGAGCGACGTCGAGCGCCGCCTCTGGCACGACGGCATCCGGCGCTACCGCCGGACGCTCGACGCCTGCGACGCGCTGCTCGCGACGACCGCGCCGATCGCCGCCGTCGGGAGCGGGCTCGCTCTGCCGACCGCGCTCCATCGCCAGGGCGTCTCCGCCGTCGAGCTCGCGCTCGGTGCCGCCGCGCGGACGGCGCGACCCGCCGCTGCCGCGGATCGTCCGCGCCTCGGGTATTTCAGCGGCACCGCGACGCACGACGACGACTTCGCGACCGTCGCGGCGCCGCTCGCCGCCGTGCTCGCGCGCCGCGCCGACCTCGAGCTGCTCGTCGTCGGGCCGGTGACGCTGCCCGCCGCGCTCGCACCCTACGCGGACCGCGTCGTGCGCCACGGCCTCGTCGGATGGGCGGAGCTGCCGGCCCTGGTCGCGACGTGCGCCGCCAGTCTCGCGCCGCTCGCCTGGCGCAGCCCCTTCGTCGCCGCCAAGGGCGCGGTGAAGTATCTCGAGGCGGCGACCGTCTCGGTGCCGGTGATCGCGAGCCCGACCGACGCCTTCCGCGACGCCGTCCGCGACGGCGTGACGGGCTGGATCGCCGCCGACGACGCGGCCTGGGAGCACGCCCTCGACGCCGTGGTGACGCATCCGGAGCGCGCGGCGCACGTCGGGGCGACGGCGCGCGCCGACGTCGCGCTGCGCTTCGCGCCCGCGGCCCAGGGCCGGCCCTTGGCGGCGTTCCTCAGCACGGTCGTCGCCGGACTCCGCGGCGCGCGGGGCGCGAATCTCGGACGGGTCGCGCGCTCCGAGCGCGAGCTCGTCGCGATGCATCCCGGCGAGGTCGCATACGCGGCGCGCGAGCCCGCGGCGCGATCCGACGCGACCGTCGCGCCCGGCACGGGTGTGTCGGCGCCGCTCGGCGACGGCCGGGTCTTCGCGCAGCGTTTCGCGTGCCGCCACGCCGGACTCCTGCGTGTCGACGTCCGCACCGTCACCTACGGGCTTGCGCTCGATCACGTGCTCGAGGCGACGGTCCGCCGCGCCGACGGCGGCGTGGTGGCGACGCGCGAGCTTTGGGCCGGGGTCGCGCCCGACCACGACTGGCTCGCGATCGACCTGCCGACGGACGCCGACTCGGCGGGTCGTACGTACGTGCTCGAGCTCCGCGCGCGCGGCACGGGCGAGCGGAACGCGCTCTCCTTCGCGCTCGCCGACACCCCGAACGCGCGCGCTCCGCTCGCGATCGACGGCGTCGCCGGGGCTGAGGCGCTGGCGCTCCGAACGTTCACGGCGTGGCCGGTCACGTGAGCCGCCGACGAGCGGTGAGCGGGGTGGCGAACGCGCCCGCACCCGCGCCGCTCGCGGCCGGCGAGACCGCCCTCGCCACGATCGGCGGCGCGGCGCTTGTCCTCCTCCTCTGCCGGCCGGCCTTCCACGCGTGGTTCTTCGGCGAGGCCTTCCTCTACCTCGGGCAGTACTGGGGGGCGCGCGAGCGGTTCTGGGCGGCCCTCTTCAGTCCGAGCGACGTCTCGTTCTTCAAACCCGTCTGCTTCGCCGCGAGCCTCCCCTGGTACTTCCTGCTGCCGCCCGATCCGTTCGGCTACCACGTGCGGAATTTCGTCCTCACGGTCGTCGCGCTGGCGCTTCTCCATCGCGTGCTGCTGCGAGTCGCGCCGGTGCGCGCGGCACGCCTGCTCGCGCTCGGCTTCTTCGCGGCCTCCAAGGTGCACCTCACGACGCTCGGCTACCTGATGATCTTCGACTCGATCCTCATGCTGTCGCTCCTGCTCGCGGCGGTGCTCTGCGCGCTCCGCTGGAACGCGACGGGCGCGGCGCGCGATCGCGCCCTCGCGCTCGCGTTCACGCTCCTGTGCGCCTTCACGAAGGACTACGGCGTCGTCGCGGTCGCCGTGGTGGCCGCGATCGTCGGGGTCCACGCCCCGGCGCGCCGCCGCGCGCTCGCCACCTGGTTGCCGCCGCTCGCGCTCGTGGCCGTCCTGCGGGTCGCCCTCCGCTGGGCGGTCGTCGGCGCGATGCCGTGGTCGCATCCCACGTACGCGCCCCACTTCTCCATCGACGAGGTCGGCCGTAAGGCGCTCGTCCTCCTCTCGGCGCTCACCAACGCGTCCTTCGGCTGGCACGACAAGACGGGTGCGAGCGGCGTCGGCGCGCTCGTCGTGCGCCTCGCGCCCGGCGTCTTCGGCAGCGGCGCCGCGGACGCGATCGACGCGGCGGTCGGCGCCGCGGTCGTGGCGGCGCTCGCGGCGAGCGTCGTCGCGGCGCGCGGCCGCGTACGGGTCTCGGCGCTCGCCGCGCCCGCCGTATGGATCGCGGCGTTCTTCGTGCCGCCGCTCTTCGTCCGCAATCTCCAGATCTACTACGCGTACGAGCCGCTCGCGGGGGTGGCGGTCGCGCTCGCGGTCGCGTGGAGCGCGGTCGGCGCGCGCTGGCGGCGCGTCGCGGCGGTCGTGCTCGCCACCGTCGTCGTCGGCGGCGCCGCGAGCAACCGCTACGCGACCTACGACTGGCAGTACGCCGCCGTCCGGGCGCGCGAGCTCGCGCCGGTCGTCGACGCCTACCGCGGCAGCGCGCTCCGCTCCCTCTCGCTCGTCACGAGCGACGTGCCGTTCTGGCGCTGGACCCTCAGCGCCGACGACAAGGCGCCGATGCTCGAGTTCCTGTTGCGGCGCCCGGGCCTCCCCGTCCGGATCTACGACCGCGCCGTGCTCGCCGAGGCGATCCCGCCGCTCGATCCGGCGCACGTCGTTCTCGATGCCGACGCGCGCTTCGCGCCCGTCGCGGTGCCGCGGCCGTGACGGCGGCGGCCTCGCGCCGATCCTCCCGCGGCGCGGCTATTCGATCTCGACGAGGTAGAGGTCGCCGGGCGCGACGGTGAGCGCAAGCCGGTCGCGCGCCTCGCGCTCGCGGAGCGCGAAGGGCGGCAGGCCACCGAAGGCCGCGACCCGGAGCGCCCGCGTCGCGACGTCGTCATCGCGCGCGAACGGCCGCGCGTCGTCGTAGGCGAGGATGCGGACCTTCCACGCTCCGCCCGGCCGCGGCGGCAGCAGGATCTCGACGCGCGCGCGCGCGGCGACGCGCTCGAGCCGGGCGTCGAGCGCGGCGAAGCGCGGATAGCTCCAGAGCGCGAGCCGGCGCGGTCCGCCGCTCGCGTCGGGCGTCGGCGCCGCGAGCACGCCGATGCGGTCGGCGTGGCGGCTCGCGAGCCGCACGGCGAGCTCGGCCGGACGCGCCGCGTCCGGCGGGCGGGGCGCCGCCGCGAGCGTGCCGCCGCTCGCCGACCAGTCGACCGCGCCCGCGACGATGCTCGCGAAGAGGTACGCGGCGTAGGCGCGCAGCGACTGGTTCGGCGGGTAGATCATCAGGACGGGGTACCAGGACGCCGCCTCGACGACCCCCTG
Coding sequences within:
- a CDS encoding glucose 1-dehydrogenase, which codes for MTTTPVHDPFSVAGKSVIVTGGGTGIGAAIARVFSERGAKVLIASRNGEHLGPVAKALRDGGGVVESITCDVRDPDQVEAMVDRAEQEFGGVDVMINNHGASFYARAEELSPNGFATIVAINLNGTFLCARAVARRWIEKKQGGRIISMSSEAGIYGAPGMSHYAAAKAGVQQLTRTLAMEWAQYGILVNCIAPGPIDTPEAATRSWGTPEMKKQVEASTALNRLGRVEEIAWPCVFLASEAAGFVTGQTFSVDGGPTSPLTIP
- a CDS encoding DUF1232 domain-containing protein, producing the protein MGRAAKPGRARPGRVSRRAASRSAARRSKPAASALLTRAEVVRAVVELANKLAPADVGDLLVAESSIRERATKLPGMPGRRLRAQLDLAILCLKDHAAGRCPQIPYFAISLLAAGVAYLADQLDFVPDFLPRIGMIDDALVMAVACDLGRDGLKRYCVWKGIAPALARRAQRHAAAKES
- a CDS encoding agmatine deiminase family protein codes for the protein MPAEWEPHAGTWLSFPRPEGISFPGLYERVPPLWLRMIEELSAGEDVQVNVLDADDEARVAALLDASRRVARARVHLHRIPTNEPWCRDHGPIFVTRPGEVAVVDWGYNAWGGKYPPFDRDDAVPSRVAEILGLRAFRPGIVMEGGSLDVNGRGTLLTTESCLLNPNRNPALDRAAIETHLREFLGARHVIWLGDGIAGDDTDGHVDDITRFVAPDTIVTVVEPDPADENHRPLRENLERLRAARDQDGRPFTILELPMPRPVVRDGQRLPASYANFYVGNAVVLAPTFADPNDEAALALLRRCFPSRRVVGVDSRDLVWGLGAFHCATQQQPEKPA
- a CDS encoding dienelactone hydrolase family protein; amino-acid sequence: MTDAISDADLRFPGDGATINGYGAWPTGGTALSGLVVIPDVRGLTDHYRDIARRLAREGFFALAVDLYSREGAPDLPDMPSVFAWIESLPDPRILADLGAAVRCLASRSEVRRERVGITGYCMGGQYALMAACSVPGLAACVSWYGMLRYAERNARKPASPLELAPRLACPYLGLFGAEDALIPNPDVDELRAILEREGKTFEIESYAGAGHAFFNDTRPDAYRPAVAAVAWPRAIGFLRKHLAGT
- a CDS encoding carbon-nitrogen hydrolase, producing the protein MKCRAGSCRLAGGVRLRIGRVVARGDLGRNSRGVKRNDKRVVTVGLVQMRCAVDPGVNLAAAVKHVRAAAKRGAEIVCLPELFRSRYFCQSEDHANFALAETIPGPSTTKLGKLARELGIVIVASLFERRAAGVYHNTVVVLGATGAVIGTYRKMHVPDDPLFHEKFYFAPGDLGFRAFDVGAARVGTLICWDQWYPEAARLTALAGAEVLFYPTAIGWHPSEKKEHGEAQHTAWETVQRGHAIANGVFVAVPNRVGHEPHPGGDGLEFWGQSFLVDPAGRILARARADREEILVVPCDLGAIETARTHWPFLRDRRIDAYGDITRRYAD
- a CDS encoding glycosyltransferase; the protein is MRVLIGSGIDGFCHRYGPLHWAEQLATQGIASTVWAHTDPRLAADLESHDVLLLYRVPDGDWIRHLLGRAAALGRPTVFAVDDLIVVPDLGDPPLLDHRSDVERRLWHDGIRRYRRTLDACDALLATTAPIAAVGSGLALPTALHRQGVSAVELALGAAARTARPAAAADRPRLGYFSGTATHDDDFATVAAPLAAVLARRADLELLVVGPVTLPAALAPYADRVVRHGLVGWAELPALVATCAASLAPLAWRSPFVAAKGAVKYLEAATVSVPVIASPTDAFRDAVRDGVTGWIAADDAAWEHALDAVVTHPERAAHVGATARADVALRFAPAAQGRPLAAFLSTVVAGLRGARGANLGRVARSERELVAMHPGEVAYAAREPAARSDATVAPGTGVSAPLGDGRVFAQRFACRHAGLLRVDVRTVTYGLALDHVLEATVRRADGGVVATRELWAGVAPDHDWLAIDLPTDADSAGRTYVLELRARGTGERNALSFALADTPNARAPLAIDGVAGAEALALRTFTAWPVT